Below is a window of Rattus norvegicus strain BN/NHsdMcwi chromosome 5, GRCr8, whole genome shotgun sequence DNA.
TCTATCTCACTACAAGCCCTGCTCCTCCCTATCGCCTTGCATTTGGGTGACTGGTATTTTTTCTCGCTAGTGTTGAACTTCTTTGAGGCTGCGTTCTCAGTGTGAGCCCTCAGTTCCCTGGGAAAGTGGTCCGGGAGCGAGGTCATGGTGTTGGAATTCATTCATGTGTCTTCCCCTCTATGAGCACTCTGTCTCCGTAGGCTCAAAGCTGGTTAGAAACGCACCCAGTGTGAATCGGGGCTTTCTTTAGAAGAGCCTGGGTCAGACTGGGGAACTGGCAAGGGGTTCTCAAGGCCGACTGAGATGCCTCGGCCATCACCTCCTCTTGATTAGAAGAGATACAAACCGACAAAGGACAGGGCTAGAACTCACACCACAGCACACCCTTTCTGCGCCTTGCCCAGCGCTGACTGTCTAGTTTCCAACACTAAGCAGTAGTCATTGTACAGGGGCGGCCGGCGGGACACAGGGGAGTTTGTTGTTACCTGGCATGGCGTCCATGGAAATATAAGGCTCAAAGGGAATGGCCTTCTTCCTGTTCCGAGTGATTAGGAACACGCCCAGGAAGGCGATGAGGCACCTGAAGACAGGacacaggagaggaagagaagtgagGCCAGGGGCAACCACGAGGAGGGGACTCAAGGGAGAGTGGCAAAGGACAGGCCGAGAAGAGGGCTGAGATGGCGGGGCCTGCCACTAGCAAGGGACAGACGCCCTGAGTAATAACAGATGACTtggaggtgagtgtgtgtgtgtgggttacACATCTAGTCCCCACGAGCTGGATTCAGGGTAGACTAGAGTCACCAGGAGAAACGATTCGAAGCGTGTGGCTCATGCACTGCCCCCCAGCCAGCATTCTCAGAAGCTTGCCTTTTAGAaagttgtatttcttttcttttttttaaaaaaagatttatttatttattccatgtatgtgagtacactgtccctgtcttcagacacaccagaagagggcatcagatcccattacagatggttgtgagccaccatgtggttgctgggaattgaactcaggacctctggaagaactgtcagtgctcataaccactgagccatctctccagcctgaaagttgggtttttttttttaaactaaaacaattCTTTATGACTTGAATGCAGACAGTATACAAGTCCAGCGAAATCAATGAACACTGTGAAATCCTGTATCTCTTAGTCCAACTCCCCCAGGAGCTGGATTGTCTTCAAGTGTTCTCCCcgccccccactccaccccaacctctgtgactgtgtgtgtgtgtgtgtgtgtgtgagagagagagagagagagagagagagaaagagagagagagagagagagagagagagagagagagagagagagagagaacgtgtgTGTCAGTCTCACCGTGTTGCTCTGGCCGGCCTGGACTCTGCTgtctcatagcccaggctgactggaATGCACAGTTACCTGCTTTGCTCCACCTGccacccccagtgctgggattgaaggtgtgcactaCCCCACTTggtttttcccttctttctgtgtctgtagaCAAGCCATTTCTCAAAACCAAGGTGAGATGTACATGCAGGAATGTATGAATCCAAGAAGAAAGATCAATGTTTATATTAACTGTGTATGATCCCCTCCCAGGTCAAGATCAAAAGATTTCTATCTAAGACAGTGGTTCGCAAGCTTCCTgacactgtgaccctttagtaacccccaaccataaaattatttcattgctgcttcgTAGCTGTGATTTTGCTGCTGCTGTGAAGCATGATGTAATATCTGATATGGGGGATGACTGATATGTGACGCCCTTTGAACTCCAAAGGGGTTGTGATCCACAGGTAGAGAATCACTGATCTACGAGGTTCTATgcagctgagggtgaccttgaatttctcatcctcctgcctccaccttctgagtgTTGGCAAATGTGTGCCACAAGGCTGGGGATGGCACGCAGGGTTTGAGCATGCCAGGCAAACCTCTATCAAATGAGCCCCAGCCCCGTCTTCCCTCTTCCCTTATGCTCCGCCATCCCAAGTCTCTACCATCTGGCTTCTCGCCCTGTGAGTTAGATTTACCTGATTTTAGAAATGACAAGGGGAGAGAAGGATGCAAGGCTTTGAGGGAGCAAGCTGCTCACTGTGGGGGTCAGCATCCTCCAGCTTGATGCTCCCCCAACTCCAGGACCAGGGCTGAGGCAATGTGCCAGGGGCAAGGCCTGGAGGGAGGCTCCCACGAGTCCTGGCTAGACGGGGTGTGACTCACCCCAGTGCAAACATGCAGATGTGCAGAGCCTCCTCCCCGAGGAAGTCCAGGTAGAAGATCGAACCTGCACAGCAGCAAATGAGAGAAAAGACGGTAACCATTTCCAGATCTGTCCTGTGCCCAGCTGGCTACACTCTGGCTATATGCTCTCCCCTACAGGGCACTGAAGCGACCAGAAACATTAGGCTTAAAACATTTGGAGGCAGACAGTCTTCTCTGCCAGCTCTCTCAGGCTTATCTAtctccatattaaaacaaacaaaccaacaagcagTCTTTTGGGATGATATTAAAACTGTTTCAGCTGTGCAGTGATGGcgcaagcctttaattccagcattcgggaggcagagacaggcggatcagagttcgagactagcctggtctacagagcgagttccaggacagccaaggatacacagagaaaccctctgtCAAAAAAAAccttacggggctggggatttagctcagtggtagagcgcttacctaggaagcgcaaggccctgggttcggttcccagctccggggaaaaaaaaaaaaaaagaacaaaaaagaaaaaccacacacacacacacacacacacacacacacacaaaacccaaaacTGTTCCAAATAGCAAAGTTCTCATATGTGCTTCCAATCACATCTCCCACCATTAGCCACAGTTCATAATGattttcctgccttagcttcccaactgctgggattgcaggctccAGCCGCCATCCCTGTGGTTGGCTTCTTCCTTTGTCTTCCCTGCACTGCTTTCTTGACAGTCTCAtgtggcctaggctggcctcagactccttaTTAGATGACCCTggacctctctttttttttttttttttttttttttttttttggagctggggaccgaacccagggccttgagctaaatccccaaccccaaccctggACTTctcattctcctgcttctgcttcccaagtgctggatgaCAGACACGCACAGCCAGAAGCTGGTTAATACGGCACGGAGACTGGATCCCAGAGTTTCGTGTGTGCTAAGCCAGCACTCTACCAACGGAATCCAGCCCCAGCCAAAACTgttgagggaggaggaagcccaGCCACGGACCCACAGGCAGGTGGACCAGGGGCTGATTGGACATGTTGCAACTCTAGAAGGGAAGGGTTGTTTGAGTGTAAGACTGAGCCTCGGAGAAATTCCCTGAGCCCTACAGTTGGCATAAGTCTACTGGATGGCAAGCCTCCATGTCTAAATTCCACACCCTCCACAGAAGCTCAGGGCGGAACCAGACAGAATCACCTGAGCGGTAGGCCCCCAACCCCTCAGGCAGGAGACAGAAACCCAATAAAGGGCTACTCTTACCTGCTGTGATGGCCACCGTGGTGGATAGGATGTAGCCTACACTGGCGATCAAGGAGGAGTCGTAGATCTGAGAGGCTTGACTCAGAAACCTGCAACACACAGGCATTGGGGTCAGTGGGCTGAGGGGGAGAAGAGCGGAACTTGGGGTTGTAAGGTAAGGCACAGGGGAGGGTTTCTAGGTCTGTAAGAATGGCCTCTCCCTCTTACAGGGTACCCTGTATCTCAAGGTCTGGGGCCTGTACCTGGCCCACAGACAGGTAGtgtgcctctctctgcctgtgtgcCTCTGGCCACTGCCATCCTTGATCCCCACCTCACAGAACAGAGCTGCACCTGGGTCCACACATCCCAGGGCTCTCTCCCAACGCCTGTCATACCCAGCCCAACATTGTAATGTTGTTAATATTAGAACACATACTTTAGTGGTTACTGCAATGAACAGGAGAAGGGAGAGGTCAGCATTGTTCCTAGTCTCTAAGTCCGTGACAGACACCACCTTCGTGTGGGAACCTCTCTCTGTTGACATTCTAGTTGGCGCCACTGCATAGCTGCCCACGTGAACACTAACCACTCAGCTAACCACCTGTGCATGGGCTAAGTCCCCGAGAGCTGTGAGAAGGACAGTGGCTCTGGGTGCTGGGGGGCTGTCCTGACTGGGAGACCAGAGGTGGCAGGAGCCCCTGGTTGCCTACGTGATCCTGACCTCACAGCACGGAGCTGTGGACTGAGCAGGGATTCCCTGTGGGAGGGCAATAATGGTACTGAAGGGCTAAAAGTCATAATCAGGACGACAGTAGTGACCAAGCTGACGCTGTGTGTGGACACCACGTGTGGGCCACTTCAGGCAGACCTGTGGGTCTCAGAGAATGAAGCTGAGCCCCAGAAAAGCTGGGTAGGACCGGAGGAGCAGAGGGGCCCAGCCTGGGACAGACAATACCATTTCTGTGTCCCCCCAAGAAGGTGCTGTGAGCATAGGTGACGGGAAGGTAGGtgtcaccaccagcagcagcaggagcggCTGCTATGGCCTCTAGGTCAAGTGGCTGGTGGATGCTGAACCCAGGAATAGAGCCAGGAACCTGACTTTCAGGCCGGCTCAGCCTTATTCGCCACCTGGAGACCGTCAGGGTGACTCAGGTTGTCACCTACCATCATGGAGTGCCGCTGGCAGGACTCAGAGGGGACAGGACAGAAGCCTCAGGATTACAGAGCTTCACATCACCTGGgctcagagggagaaaagagtgTGCACACTTCTCCCTGTGAGGATCAGGGAGAGGTCTCAAGGACAAATGACAAGAACGTGCCTCTTAGGTGACTACAAGGATTCTCCTCAAGTCCCCATAGGGCATATGACAGGGAGTGTGAGGCTGTTCCTCATACTGTGAGGCTGTTCCTCATACTGTGAGGCAGAAGCGCATTCAGGgcaaggaggtgggggaggggcagctccCCCCCTCAGCTCATCTCCCCCCAGATGCTAAACTGGCTGTCTGTGTGTTCTGGCCCCCCTATAACTTCGGAACCCATCGGAATTAGGCCGAGAGTGGAGGAAACATGACGCACGTGGCCTGATAGATGGCGGTGGCCACCATGCACACGAACATCACGTAGAAGATGGGGTAGTCCAGCTGCAGGTTGCCTTGGATAGACAGCACCAGCATCCCCGCCACAGCCTTGACTGTCACCACCGTCATGGAACCTGTGAAGAGTaagcaaggggtgggggaggcCTCAAGAGAACGTGAGGAGTCAGATCCTGAACGGATGGGGACAGAGGTGGAGGGAAGAAGTGGTAAGAAGACACCACTGAATAGGTCTTCCTTGCCCAGGACTCCCGTGTCTGGGCAGACAAGTCAAAGGAAGGAAAGTGAGCTATTTCCCAACGTCACCTGCCTGTATCTTAATGGGCAGCAAGTTCAGGGCTCTGTCCCCAGACTGTGTGGCAGGGAGTGGGGACACACGAATTTCCCCTGAGCATCAACTTGATGATACTCTCAGGAAAATAGGTCGGGAAAGAACTCAGGAATTGGGGCTTCGTAATCCTCAGTCACaagtacttttttgtttgttcgtttttttgagacacggtttctttgagtagccctggctgtcccagaactcactttgtagaccaggttgtccctGAACTCAGGTCGAGAtcatcctgtttctgcctcctgagtgctgggattaaaagcatacacTGCTGTCATCCTCTCacccccttttaaaaaatattctttaaatggGTTTAGGGGCTAGAGGGATGCCTCAGAGGtgaagagcgcttgctgctcttctagaggtcttgagCAGCTGCTGGATGGCTCGGGGGGTGCTCTgaggtgacctctgacctcacctATCTCACTCACCCTGTGTCCTTTCTGTGCCTGTTGGGTCACTGCCCACATTCATGTGGCTCTTGACCCTGTGTCTGCTCAGCTTTATGTTGCCGCAGACAGCACTCTTTgaggtccccccacccccacgttTGGACTTCAATTCTGGACGCTTGCTGTAGCCAGAGCCTACAGCCACATGAGCACCATGATCCAGACACCGCTTACCAAGCAGGGCCACCAGGAGGAGAATCACCACGATGCTGTTGGCATTCTTCTCCTTGTAGAAGTACAGCAGCAGGCAGAACAGGACGATGGCCACCAGCTGCGGAGGACACCAGTGATCACAAAGCGTTTAGTCGGGAACTCAGTGTGTGTCCCCTGGCCCAACCGAGCCCTGAGTGTGTGTGGCTgagtagagaaagaggaaggcggggttggggatttagctcagtggtagagcgcttgcctaggaagcacaaggccctgggttcggtcctcagctccgaaaaaaagaaaaaaagaaaaaagaaagaggaaggcacCTGTTGGGCCCACTGGCACACTTAAAACGGAGGCTGTGGTAGGGAGGTTGAGAGCTCAAGACCGGCCTGGGCTGCAtggtgacttcaaggccagcctgggtaacttagatctcaggagaagaaagtaaaaagtgtttttttttttttttaagggactTTTTAGGACAAGCCCTGGGCTCTATATCTAGCACTCTccccaaaatcaaaccaaaccaacaaaaaagcAAGAGGCCACCCCAGAATGAGACACTCACTCCAGGAGCCATTTGGCCTCAGCTGGGCACAGCTCCCAGAGCAGAAAGAGGAAGGCAATGGCTGGGTGTGGCGGTCCATGCCTgaaatcctggggctggggagaatTTGGAGttgtaggctagcctgggctatgtggggAGACTGAGTGAGCTTGGGAGATTCAGGCTGTCATTGCATCTGTCTCTAAATTGCTTATGTGACATGGAGAGGTCCAACCATTCCCAAACCTCTGCTGTGACCTCTGCACGATAGAGATGACTCCATTTACAGAGCAACAGCTAGTGCTCAGCATGGCCAccatgtacacaacacacacacacacacacacacacacacacactcacacatgctcacactcacattcacacactcacacactctcacacactctcatacatactctcacacacacaccccatacatacacacaccatacacacacacacacaccatacacactctcacacacactcacatacactcacactcacactaacacacaccacacacactcaccacacatacacacactcaaacacacacacaccacacatacactcacatacacacacatacactcacatacacacatacattcacatacacacactcacacactcatacacacactcacacacatacacacactcacactcacacacaccacacatacactcacatacacacatacattcacatacacacactcacacactcatacacacactcacacacatacacactcacactcacacacacaccacacacacacacacacacacacacagcctcaggAGTGTTACTGTGTTAATCTGAGTATACCTGATTGGGTAACCATGTGGAATCCTGTAGGACTCCTCCCTAACACAAGGCTGGCTCACTTACAGACTGACCACAGCCTGTGACAGCTAGGTAAGACACACCCACTGAGACCGAGAGCAGAACCATGCAGTCCTCACACCAACATAGCATTGTGAGCTGGGGACCATTACAACCCACCCAGCCACATGAGCGACCTGACTCCGGGCCCATATTCTTTCCCAGTAGAGCACGCTGTCTGGGCTGGAAGCCTAAAGCCCTGCACAGCAAAGCTGCTTCAGTAACAGCAACCCCCCAGCAGCGAGTTCTAAGCTTGCACTTTGAGAAGGCTGACCTGCCTACCAGCAACCAGTGCCCCTTCTCCCCTCAAAGGCCTAGACGCCTGGCAGCATGTCCGCTAAGGGGGTCAGACCCAGCACCCAGCAACACTGACGCAGGAAATCATAATAATGGCGAGGCTCCCTTTCCAGCCCCAAACCCACACTAAAGTCCACTCATTCCCAAAACCAACAGGAGAGCAATAATGAGTATTCCAGGGTGAGAAAGATTTTAACCGGAGACCATTAACTCCAGGTCTTCCTTGTCTGCTGAGTCCTGCTCTCCGTCCCAGTGGGTGTCTTACCTACCTGTCACAGGCTGTGATCAGTCTGAAGGTGAGCCTTGTGTTAGGGAGGAGTCCTACAGGATTCCACATGGTTACCCAATCAGGTATACTCAGATTAACACAGTAACACTcctgaggctgtgtgtgtgtgtggtgtggtgtgttggtgtgtgtctatgtgtgtggtgtatggtatgtgtatgtgtgtgtggtgtgtatgtgtggtgtgtgtgtgtggtgttgtatatgtgttgtgtgtatgtggtgtgttggtgtgtgtatgtgatgtgtgtctgtgtgtgtggtgttggtgtgtgtgtgtgtgctgtgtgtgtggtatgtgtgtgttgtatgtgtgtggtgtgtgtgtggtatgtgatgtgttggtgtgtggtgtgtgtggtgtatgtgtgtgagatgtgtgatgtgtggtgtgtgagtgtgtgtgtggtgtgtgtgtgagatgtggagtgtgtgtgtgtgtgtgagatgtggtgtgtgtgtgtggtgtgtgtgtatgtgagatgtggtgtgtgtggtgtgtgtgtggtgtgtgtgtgtgtggtgtgtgtggtgtgtgtgtgtggtgtgtggtgtgtgtgtgtgagatgtggtgtgtgtgtgtgtggtgtgtgtgtgtggtgtgtgtgtgtggtgtgtggtgtgtgtgtgtgtgtgtgtgtgtgtgtgtgtgtgagatgtggtgtgtgtgtggtgtgtgtgtgtgtgtaactcctCAGTTTTCAGCTGTTACCTGAAATAATGACTCTTCGTGTCTCACCAGTGAGGCAGGTGGAGCAAGaccttaaggccagcctgggttacacaacAAGTTTAAGagtagcctgggcaacttagtaagTTCAATTTTAAGAGTGGACCAGGGGTGTAGCTCATCAGGAAAACCTGCCTAGCATATGTGGATTCCTAGGTTTCATCTCTAGGAAATGAAACcaaaaaaatgaagataaaattaggTGCATGTTGGCGAAATTTTGGCTATAGAAAGACAGAGCAGAAATAAAACGCATATCCTGATCTTACCTCCCAGAGATAGCTAACCAGAATTTCTGTTTTGCTCCCCGCCCTTCATAGACACAGGTTGTACACACACCTTCACAGCCCTCTCAAGACCCAAGGCTGGCAGATGGGGCACCAGCATGTCATGTgacccaagcatgtccctgtaaGCTCATGTCCAAGCAGAAGGATGGTACCTTCACTCACCATGTACAGGAGAAAAGGCCAGCTCACAAGGTGCCTGGCGATGTTCTCGCCCGTCATCTTCTCATGACTATTGGGTGCAAACGTCACTAGCAGGTAGGTGCCCACGATCGCCAGACCACAGCCAACAAAGGATAAGACGTAGCGCCCTGTGGAGAAGCATGGGGGACAGTCAGAGGCTCAGGCATGGGCTAGGTGCATAGGAGAGG
It encodes the following:
- the Nipal3 gene encoding NIPA-like protein 3 isoform X1 codes for the protein MDGAHSAGLQLQPLSPTSGATSPSLSSGEGSFSYKENLIGALLAIFGHLVVSIALNLQKYCHIRLAGSKDPRAYFKTKTWWLGLLLLLLGELGVFASYAFAPLSLIVPLSAVSVIASAIIGIIFIKEKWKPKDFVRRYVLSFVGCGLAIVGTYLLVTFAPNSHEKMTGENIARHLVSWPFLLYMLVAIVLFCLLLYFYKEKNANSIVVILLLVALLGSMTVVTVKAVAGMLVLSIQGNLQLDYPIFYVMFVCMVATAIYQATFLSQASQIYDSSLIASVGYILSTTVAITAGSIFYLDFLGEEALHICMFALGCLIAFLGVFLITRNRKKAIPFEPYISMDAMPGMQDMHAKGMTVQPDLKASFSYGALENNDSISEIYTPATLPVMQEEHSSRSTPGVPYRVLEHTKKE
- the Nipal3 gene encoding NIPA-like protein 3 isoform X4, producing the protein MTGENIARHLVSWPFLLYMLVAIVLFCLLLYFYKEKNANSIVVILLLVALLGSMTVVTVKAVAGMLVLSIQGNLQLDYPIFYVMFVCMVATAIYQATFLSQASQIYDSSLIASVGYILSTTVAITAGSIFYLDFLGEEALHICMFALGCLIAFLGVFLITRNRKKAIPFEPYISMDAMPGMQDMHAKGMTVQPDLKASFSYGALENNDSISEIYTPATLPVMQEEHSSRSTPGVPYRVLEHTKKE
- the Nipal3 gene encoding NIPA-like protein 3 isoform X2 encodes the protein MVTENLIGALLAIFGHLVVSIALNLQKYCHIRLAGSKDPRAYFKTKTWWLGLLLLLLGELGVFASYAFAPLSLIVPLSAVSVIASAIIGIIFIKEKWKPKDFVRRYVLSFVGCGLAIVGTYLLVTFAPNSHEKMTGENIARHLVSWPFLLYMLVAIVLFCLLLYFYKEKNANSIVVILLLVALLGSMTVVTVKAVAGMLVLSIQGNLQLDYPIFYVMFVCMVATAIYQATFLSQASQIYDSSLIASVGYILSTTVAITAGSIFYLDFLGEEALHICMFALGCLIAFLGVFLITRNRKKAIPFEPYISMDAMPGMQDMHAKGMTVQPDLKASFSYGALENNDSISEIYTPATLPVMQEEHSSRSTPGVPYRVLEHTKKE
- the Nipal3 gene encoding NIPA-like protein 3 isoform X3 — encoded protein: MDGAHSAGLQLQPLSPTSGATSPSLSSGEGSFSYKENLIGALLAIFGHLVVSIALNLQKYCHIRLAGSKDPRAYFKTKTWWLGLLLLLLGELGVFASYAFAPLSLIVPLSAVSVIASAIIGIIFIKEKWKPKDFVRRYVLSFVGCGLAIVGTYLLVTFAPNSHEKMTGENIARHLVSWPFLLYMLVAIVLFCLLLYFYKEKNANSIVVILLLVALLGSMTVVTVKAVAGMLVLSIQGNLQLDYPIFYVMFVCMVATAIYQATFLSQASQIYDSSLIASVGYILSTTVAITAGSIFYLDFLGEEALHICMFALGCLIAFLGVFLITRNRKKAIPFEPYISMDAMPDEGAG